A DNA window from Candidatus Falkowbacteria bacterium contains the following coding sequences:
- the atpC gene encoding ATP synthase F1 subunit epsilon, whose protein sequence is MKINFKIATPEKVVYKDDVDSVTVPTEMGEITILPNHIPLISILKAGEIIIRKGEGETTVSVAGGFLEVLSTKVVVLADRAERSEEIDLERAKVAMQRATDLREQKAVDSREFAALTAQIEKELARIRVGRKHLRRIEQRGINIKDYEHKG, encoded by the coding sequence ATGAAAATTAATTTTAAAATTGCTACACCAGAAAAAGTCGTTTACAAAGACGACGTTGATTCGGTTACTGTTCCTACAGAAATGGGTGAAATTACAATTTTGCCAAATCATATTCCGCTAATTTCTATTTTAAAAGCTGGTGAAATTATTATTAGGAAGGGAGAAGGTGAAACAACGGTGTCAGTTGCTGGAGGTTTTCTTGAAGTATTGTCAACTAAAGTTGTAGTTTTAGCAGACAGAGCAGAGCGATCAGAGGAAATTGATTTAGAAAGAGCTAAAGTTGCTATGCAGAGAGCAACAGATTTGAGAGAACAAAAAGCAGTTGACTCTCGAGAGTTTGCAGCCCTGACTGCACAAATAGAAAAAGAGCTGGCTCGAATTAGAGTCGGTCGTAAGCATTTACGACGCATTGAACAGCGGGGAATAAATATTAAAGATTATGAACATAAAGGTTAA
- the atpD gene encoding F0F1 ATP synthase subunit beta, whose translation MNKGIIKQVIGPVVDVEFTDELPSIYHALETKIKDKKLTLEVQQHLGDKQVRTVAMDSTDGLKRGQEAIDLGSPISVPVGDETLGRMFDVLGNVIDGKEKVKVKQTYPIHRKAPEFSEQSTKIEIFETGIKVIDLICPFVKGGKIGLFGGAGVGKTVVIMELIRSIAQEHGGKSVFAGVGERTREGNDLYHEMKDSGVLDKTTLVFGQMNEPPGARARVGLTGLTMAEYFRDQNQDVLLFVDNIFRFTQAGSEVSALLGRMPSAVGYQPTLATEMGLMQERITSTNKGSITSVQAVYVPADDLTDPAPATTFAHLDSTVVLARSLAELGIYPAVDPLDSTSSILDPNIVGEEHYQVAREVQRVLQRYKDLQDIIAILGVDELSEEDKVLVARARKVQKYLSQPFFVAETFTGMEGKYVSLKDTIRGFKEILEGKHDDKPEQQFYMKGSIDEVEK comes from the coding sequence ATGAACAAAGGAATTATTAAACAAGTTATTGGTCCAGTTGTGGATGTTGAATTCACTGATGAATTGCCTTCAATTTATCACGCGTTGGAAACCAAAATTAAAGATAAAAAGTTGACCTTAGAAGTACAACAGCATTTGGGCGATAAACAGGTGAGAACGGTGGCTATGGACTCAACTGATGGACTGAAGCGTGGACAAGAAGCTATTGATCTTGGCTCCCCAATCAGTGTGCCAGTTGGTGATGAAACTTTAGGTAGGATGTTTGACGTTTTAGGTAATGTTATAGATGGGAAGGAAAAAGTAAAAGTAAAACAAACTTATCCTATTCATCGCAAAGCCCCAGAATTTAGTGAACAGTCAACCAAAATTGAGATTTTTGAAACAGGTATCAAAGTAATTGATTTGATTTGTCCCTTTGTAAAGGGTGGTAAGATCGGTTTGTTTGGTGGCGCTGGAGTTGGAAAAACTGTCGTGATTATGGAATTAATTCGTAGCATTGCTCAGGAGCATGGTGGGAAGTCAGTTTTTGCTGGAGTGGGAGAGAGAACTCGGGAAGGAAATGATCTATATCATGAAATGAAGGACTCTGGAGTTTTGGATAAAACAACATTGGTTTTTGGTCAGATGAATGAACCACCTGGCGCTCGTGCTCGTGTTGGTTTAACTGGTTTAACAATGGCTGAGTATTTTCGTGATCAAAATCAGGACGTTTTGTTATTTGTTGATAATATTTTCCGGTTTACTCAGGCTGGATCAGAAGTTTCTGCCTTGCTGGGGCGTATGCCATCAGCCGTTGGATACCAACCAACCTTAGCAACTGAAATGGGTTTGATGCAGGAAAGAATTACTTCTACAAATAAGGGGTCAATCACTTCAGTGCAAGCCGTTTATGTGCCAGCGGATGATCTAACAGATCCTGCGCCAGCGACTACGTTTGCACATTTGGATTCTACTGTTGTGTTGGCGAGAAGTTTAGCAGAACTTGGAATTTATCCAGCTGTGGACCCGCTTGATTCTACGTCAAGTATTTTAGATCCGAATATTGTTGGAGAGGAACATTATCAAGTAGCACGCGAAGTTCAAAGAGTTTTACAAAGATATAAGGATTTACAAGATATAATTGCAATCCTTGGAGTTGACGAGTTATCAGAAGAAGACAAAGTGCTTGTTGCTCGTGCGCGGAAGGTACAAAAATACTTATCACAACCGTTTTTTGTAGCTGAAACATTTACCGGAATGGAAGGGAAATATGTTTCGTTGAAAGATACTATCCGTGGTTTTAAAGAAATCTTGGAAGGTAAGCATGATGATAAACCAGAGCAACAATTCTACATGAAAGGTTCAATTGACGAAGTAGAAAAATAA
- the atpG gene encoding ATP synthase F1 subunit gamma encodes MAKGTREIKRRLKSVGNTRKITKAMEMVAAAKMRKAVDSVLATRDYSNLAWATVLNLAERTDSDKHVLLVNRHKIENVALVLIGSNRGLCGGFNLQVVQKAIASIKKHEKNIKTTEVITLGSKPRDIIKSAGYNIVADFQKQDLTLTADEVAPVASIAIKDFSSGKYDKVFVAFTDFESSMKQTVRVKQLLPIESEPDEYLGVVGKSEGAGVGTRKQFIDEKRKRYLIKGKYSYEYLFEPSAEKVLEQLLPRLIEVQVYQAVLESEASEHSARMMAMKNASDAAEDMISDLTLSFNQARQAAITQEIAEISSGAAASKS; translated from the coding sequence ATGGCAAAAGGTACAAGAGAAATTAAACGTCGATTAAAATCAGTCGGTAATACTAGGAAAATTACCAAGGCTATGGAAATGGTCGCTGCTGCAAAAATGCGCAAAGCGGTTGATTCAGTTTTGGCAACACGTGACTATTCAAATTTAGCCTGGGCAACAGTATTGAATTTAGCTGAGCGAACAGACTCGGATAAGCATGTGCTATTGGTTAACCGTCATAAGATTGAAAATGTCGCTTTGGTTTTGATTGGATCAAATCGTGGCTTATGTGGTGGATTTAATCTTCAAGTTGTACAAAAAGCAATTGCTTCAATAAAAAAACATGAAAAAAATATAAAAACTACGGAAGTTATAACTTTGGGCTCGAAACCAAGGGATATAATTAAAAGCGCTGGATATAATATCGTGGCAGATTTCCAAAAGCAAGATTTAACTTTAACCGCTGATGAGGTGGCGCCGGTTGCTTCAATTGCCATAAAAGATTTTAGTAGTGGCAAGTATGATAAAGTGTTTGTGGCTTTTACAGATTTTGAGTCAAGTATGAAACAAACAGTACGAGTAAAACAGCTTTTGCCAATTGAGTCAGAACCAGATGAGTATTTAGGTGTTGTAGGTAAAAGTGAAGGTGCTGGTGTTGGAACCAGAAAACAGTTTATTGACGAAAAAAGAAAAAGATATTTAATTAAAGGCAAGTACAGTTATGAATATCTTTTTGAACCAAGCGCAGAGAAAGTATTGGAACAGTTACTCCCACGTTTAATTGAAGTACAGGTTTATCAAGCTGTTTTGGAGTCAGAAGCTTCAGAGCATAGTGCTCGAATGATGGCGATGAAAAATGCCTCTGATGCTGCAGAGGATATGATTAGTGATTTGACTTTGTCTTTTAATCAAGCCAGACAAGCTGCCATTACTCAGGAGATCGCCGAGATTAGTTCTGGGGCTGCGGCGTCAAAGTCTTAA